One genomic segment of Catalinimonas alkaloidigena includes these proteins:
- the nuoB gene encoding NADH-quinone oxidoreductase subunit NuoB has translation MGGLLDQQFGKGGVIVTRVDDIVNWARLSSLWPMGFGLACCAIEMMSTYASGYDLDRFGVIPRPSPRQSDVMIVSGTVTFKMADRVRRLYEQMSEPRYVISMGSCSNCGGPYWQHGYHVVKGVDRVIPVDVYVPGCPPRPEALIGGILKLQEKIRNESLMAPTALEKLMEKRKKKEKASPEPQKA, from the coding sequence ATGGGAGGTCTGCTGGATCAACAGTTTGGAAAAGGAGGAGTAATTGTTACTCGTGTTGATGATATTGTGAACTGGGCGCGTCTGTCTTCGCTCTGGCCTATGGGCTTCGGCCTAGCCTGTTGTGCTATTGAGATGATGTCTACCTACGCTTCCGGTTATGACCTGGATCGTTTCGGCGTAATACCCCGCCCCTCACCCCGCCAGTCTGATGTCATGATCGTTTCCGGTACGGTCACCTTCAAAATGGCTGACCGTGTTCGTCGTTTGTATGAACAGATGTCAGAACCGAGATATGTAATTTCTATGGGCTCCTGCTCCAATTGTGGAGGACCCTACTGGCAGCATGGCTATCATGTGGTAAAAGGTGTAGACCGAGTTATCCCTGTTGACGTATATGTACCAGGCTGTCCCCCACGCCCCGAAGCCCTGATAGGCGGTATTCTTAAATTGCAGGAAAAAATCCGTAATGAATCGCTAATGGCTCCAACGGCTTTAGAGAAGCTGATGGAAAAGAGAAAGAAAAAAGAAAAAGCTAGCCCTGAACCCCAAAAGGCATGA
- a CDS encoding aminotransferase class V-fold PLP-dependent enzyme, producing the protein MSQHSLALPSQKGKFTLSPDITYLNCAYMSPLMKSVEEAGIKGLKLKRSPEQVGHRAFFGEVEDLRKAYAKLIQTPDHSRLVVIPSVSYGMAVVARNLPIGQGENVVVTGEQFPSNVYIWQKLTAEKKAILKTIDAPLQTKERGKKWNENILEAIDNKTRLVAIAHVHWSDGTRFDLKAIRERTKEVGALLVVDGTQSVGALAFDVDEIQPDALICAGYKWLMGPYAIGMAYFGPYFDEGDPLEEGWISRFGSEDFTNLVNYQDCYQPGALRYEVGERSNFILVPMLLQALKELDAWGVQNIQTYCQRLNEPILSTLLEYGFQIEDPTFRGHHLFGVRLPEKVAMSKLQEHLQREQVLVSVRGNSVRIAPHLYNEAEDMQKLLACFRAVV; encoded by the coding sequence GAGTCCTTTGATGAAGAGTGTGGAAGAGGCAGGCATAAAAGGATTGAAGCTTAAACGATCTCCGGAACAGGTAGGGCATAGAGCGTTTTTTGGCGAAGTAGAAGATTTAAGGAAAGCATATGCCAAGCTCATTCAGACTCCAGACCATTCACGGCTTGTTGTTATTCCCTCTGTTTCATATGGCATGGCAGTAGTAGCCCGAAACCTACCTATTGGCCAAGGTGAGAATGTTGTAGTAACAGGAGAACAGTTTCCCAGCAACGTATATATCTGGCAAAAGCTGACAGCCGAAAAGAAGGCAATACTTAAAACCATAGATGCTCCTCTACAAACTAAAGAGAGAGGTAAAAAATGGAATGAGAACATACTGGAAGCAATAGACAACAAAACCCGGCTGGTTGCTATTGCTCATGTCCACTGGTCAGATGGCACTCGCTTTGACCTCAAGGCCATCCGAGAACGAACAAAGGAAGTAGGAGCATTGCTGGTAGTAGATGGTACTCAGTCAGTAGGCGCTTTAGCTTTTGATGTAGATGAAATACAGCCTGATGCGCTCATCTGCGCAGGCTACAAATGGCTCATGGGACCATATGCAATTGGAATGGCTTATTTCGGACCTTACTTTGACGAAGGCGATCCTCTGGAAGAAGGGTGGATAAGCCGTTTTGGAAGCGAAGATTTCACCAATCTGGTAAATTATCAGGATTGTTATCAGCCAGGAGCATTACGTTATGAAGTTGGAGAACGCAGTAATTTTATTCTGGTCCCAATGCTACTTCAAGCACTTAAAGAACTTGACGCCTGGGGAGTCCAAAATATCCAAACCTATTGTCAAAGGCTCAATGAGCCTATCCTGTCGACTCTACTGGAATATGGTTTTCAGATAGAAGATCCAACATTTAGAGGTCATCATTTGTTTGGTGTAAGACTACCAGAAAAGGTAGCGATGAGTAAGCTTCAGGAGCATTTACAGCGTGAACAGGTGTTGGTTTCAGTGAGAGGTAATTCAGTAAGGATCGCTCCCCATCTGTATAATGAAGCGGAGGATATGCAGAAGCTATTAGCCTGTTTTCGGGCAGTGGTATAA
- a CDS encoding NADH-quinone oxidoreductase subunit A, which yields MITQDTQLSAFSIILLFIVGSSIFVMIALMVARMIRPDRPNEEKLSTYECGEDPSGSAWGQFNSRFYIVALIFILFDVEIVFLFPWATVFGQKELIDGTQGLWGWFSLVEMSVFIGILAMGLAYAWAKGFLDWIKPRVSKPSYTSHIPKALYDKVSEKY from the coding sequence ATGATTACTCAAGATACGCAGCTTTCAGCATTTAGCATAATACTTCTTTTTATCGTGGGCAGTAGCATATTCGTAATGATCGCTTTGATGGTTGCGAGAATGATTCGTCCCGACCGTCCTAACGAAGAAAAACTTTCTACTTATGAGTGCGGTGAAGACCCCAGCGGATCAGCCTGGGGACAATTCAACTCCCGCTTTTATATCGTAGCCCTGATTTTTATTCTTTTTGATGTGGAGATTGTATTTTTGTTTCCCTGGGCTACAGTATTCGGGCAGAAAGAACTAATTGACGGAACACAGGGATTGTGGGGCTGGTTTTCGTTGGTGGAGATGTCTGTTTTTATCGGTATTTTGGCTATGGGTTTAGCATATGCATGGGCAAAAGGGTTTCTGGATTGGATCAAGCCGAGAGTTAGTAAACCTAGCTATACATCACACATCCCTAAAGCGCTGTACGATAAGGTTTCAGAAAAGTATTAA
- a CDS encoding LON peptidase substrate-binding domain-containing protein, which translates to MENYLPLFPLNLVAFPGENVNLHVFEERYKQLINECLEKSHPFGIPAYIDKKLEYGTEMYVKKVVKRYEDGRLDITTRATRVFKVMSFNNPVGGKLYAGGDVFYLDNVQDGDLRLHTEIISLIKDLYNLMNVVKKVEVDEDITTFEIGHKIGLSQEQEYQLLQIERERDRQAMVIQHLKKTIPVLREVERTKERIRMNGHFKHFDSLDL; encoded by the coding sequence ATGGAAAATTACCTACCCTTATTTCCTCTGAACCTGGTGGCGTTTCCGGGCGAGAATGTCAACCTTCATGTTTTTGAAGAAAGATACAAGCAATTAATTAATGAATGTTTGGAAAAAAGCCATCCTTTTGGGATTCCAGCATATATTGATAAAAAGTTGGAATATGGTACTGAGATGTATGTGAAAAAAGTAGTAAAACGGTATGAAGATGGCCGCCTGGACATCACTACCAGGGCTACCCGAGTTTTTAAAGTAATGTCGTTCAATAATCCGGTAGGAGGAAAACTTTATGCCGGAGGCGATGTGTTTTATCTGGATAATGTACAAGATGGTGATCTCAGGCTTCATACTGAAATTATCTCGCTTATCAAGGATTTATACAATTTGATGAATGTCGTTAAAAAAGTGGAAGTAGACGAGGATATTACTACCTTTGAAATCGGTCATAAAATAGGGCTATCACAAGAGCAGGAGTATCAGCTTTTACAAATTGAACGTGAGCGAGATCGTCAGGCGATGGTCATACAGCATCTGAAAAAGACAATACCTGTCTTACGAGAAGTAGAGCGTACAAAAGAACGTATTCGGATGAATGGCCACTTTAAGCATTTTGATTCACTGGATCTTTAA